One window of Pseudomonas sp. ML2-2023-3 genomic DNA carries:
- the fliQ gene encoding flagellar biosynthesis protein FliQ, whose translation MTPEVAVDLFRSALWLTTLMVAVLVIPSLLVGLLVAMFQAATQINEQTLSFLPRLLVMLITLIVAGPWLVQTFMEYILQLYGSIPQLIG comes from the coding sequence ATGACCCCAGAAGTTGCGGTTGACCTGTTTCGCAGTGCGCTGTGGCTGACCACCCTGATGGTCGCCGTGTTGGTGATCCCCAGCTTGCTGGTCGGTTTGCTGGTGGCCATGTTTCAGGCGGCGACCCAGATCAACGAACAAACCCTCAGCTTTCTCCCGCGACTGCTGGTGATGCTGATCACCCTGATCGTGGCAGGGCCCTGGCTGGTGCAGACCTTTATGGAATACATCCTGCAGTTGTACGGCAGCATTCCGCAGTTGATCGGTTAA
- the fliP gene encoding flagellar type III secretion system pore protein FliP (The bacterial flagellar biogenesis protein FliP forms a type III secretion system (T3SS)-type pore required for flagellar assembly.), whose translation MRLVVALLLALVAPLASGADPLSIPAITLGTGANGQQEYSVSLQILLIMTALSFIPAFVMLMTSFTRIIIVFSILRQALGLQQTPSNQILTGMALFLTMFIMAPVFDRVNNDALQPYLAEKLSAQDAILKAEVPIKDFMLAQTRTSDLELFMRLSKRTDIATPDAAPLTILVPAFVTSELKTAFQIGFMIFIPFLIIDLVVASVLMAMGMMMLSPLIISLPFKIMLFVLVDGWALIIGTLASSFGGV comes from the coding sequence ATGCGTTTAGTTGTCGCGCTGTTGTTGGCGCTTGTCGCGCCGTTGGCGTCAGGGGCTGACCCGCTGTCGATTCCGGCGATAACCCTGGGCACCGGGGCCAATGGCCAGCAGGAATATTCAGTCAGTCTGCAAATTCTGCTGATCATGACCGCGCTGAGTTTCATTCCGGCGTTCGTCATGCTGATGACCAGCTTTACGCGGATCATCATCGTGTTCTCGATCCTGCGTCAGGCCCTGGGCCTGCAGCAGACACCGTCCAACCAGATCCTCACGGGCATGGCGTTGTTTCTGACGATGTTCATCATGGCCCCGGTATTCGACCGGGTGAACAACGACGCCCTGCAGCCTTATCTTGCCGAAAAGCTCTCGGCCCAGGATGCGATTCTCAAGGCTGAAGTGCCGATCAAGGACTTCATGCTGGCCCAGACCCGGACCAGCGATCTGGAGCTGTTTATGCGCCTGTCCAAGCGCACCGACATCGCCACTCCGGATGCCGCTCCCCTGACCATCCTGGTGCCCGCGTTTGTCACCTCGGAACTCAAAACCGCGTTCCAGATCGGGTTCATGATTTTTATCCCGTTTTTGATCATCGACCTCGTGGTGGCCAGTGTGCTGATGGCCATGGGTATGATGATGCTCTCGCCGTTGATCATTTCGCTGCCGTTCAAAATCATGCTGTTTGTGCTGGTGGATGGCTGGGCGTTGATTATCGGCACCCTGGCCAGCAGTTTTGGCGGAGTGTGA
- the fliO gene encoding flagellar biosynthetic protein FliO has product MKRLLGGLVALPFSVLAAEPVATAVAAPVVGTSIGGQLTQLVLGLLLVLGVIFALAWLLRRVQQAGPRQGQVIELISTRALGARDRLVLVQVGNEQILLGLTPGRITPLHVLKEPVQVPGTAQPATPEFAKRLMEILGQQKDKP; this is encoded by the coding sequence GTGAAGCGGTTACTCGGCGGTTTAGTGGCCTTGCCCTTTAGCGTGCTGGCGGCCGAACCTGTGGCCACGGCTGTCGCGGCTCCGGTGGTGGGCACCAGTATTGGCGGGCAATTGACGCAATTGGTGCTCGGCCTGCTGCTGGTGCTGGGGGTGATATTTGCCCTGGCCTGGCTGCTGCGCCGTGTCCAGCAGGCGGGCCCGCGTCAGGGGCAGGTGATCGAGCTGATCAGTACCCGTGCCCTGGGTGCGCGGGATCGGCTGGTGCTGGTGCAGGTCGGCAATGAACAGATCCTGCTGGGCCTGACGCCGGGCCGTATCACCCCGCTGCACGTGCTCAAGGAGCCGGTGCAAGTGCCCGGCACAGCGCAACCTGCAACCCCCGAATTTGCCAAGCGCCTGATGGAAATACTGGGTCAGCAAAAGGACAAGCCGTAA
- the fliN gene encoding flagellar motor switch protein FliN — translation MANEHDTTAADQALADEWAAALEETGDVGQADIDALLAADAVTKPAPNRLAMEEFGSVPRNNQPVTLDGPNLDVILDIPVSISMEVGSTDINIRNLLQLNQGSVIELDRLAGEPLDVLVNGTLIAHGEVVVVNEKFGIRLTDVISPSERIKKLR, via the coding sequence ATGGCTAACGAACACGATACAACTGCTGCAGACCAGGCGCTGGCTGATGAATGGGCTGCGGCGCTGGAAGAAACCGGCGATGTTGGCCAGGCAGATATCGATGCTTTGCTGGCGGCTGATGCAGTCACCAAACCGGCCCCCAACCGTCTGGCAATGGAAGAATTCGGCAGTGTGCCGCGCAACAACCAGCCGGTGACGCTGGATGGGCCCAACCTGGACGTGATTCTGGATATCCCGGTGTCGATTTCCATGGAAGTGGGCAGCACCGACATCAATATCCGCAACCTGCTGCAACTCAACCAGGGGTCGGTGATCGAGCTGGATCGCCTGGCTGGCGAACCGCTGGACGTGCTGGTGAACGGCACCCTGATTGCTCACGGCGAAGTGGTGGTGGTCAACGAAAAGTTCGGCATCCGCCTGACTGACGTGATCAGCCCCAGCGAACGCATCAAGAAGCTGCGTTAA
- the fliM gene encoding flagellar motor switch protein FliM, protein MAVQDLLSQDEIDALLHGVDDGLVQAETAAEPGSVKSYDLTSQDRIVRGRMPTLEMINERFARYTRISMFNLLRRSADVAVGGVQVMKFGEYVHSLYVPTSLNLVKIKPLRGTALFILDAKLVFKLVDNFFGGDGRHAKIEGREFTPTELRVVRMVLEQAFIDLKEAWQAIMEVNFEYINSEVNPAMANIVGPSEAIVVSTFHIELDGGGGDLHVTMPYSMIEPVREMLDAGFQSDLDDQDERWSKALREDVLDVSVPLSATVARRQLRLRDILHMQPGDVIPIELEDELVMRANGVPSFKVKLGSHKGNLALQVVEPIGRR, encoded by the coding sequence ATGGCCGTGCAAGACCTGCTGTCCCAGGATGAGATTGACGCGCTGTTGCATGGCGTCGATGACGGTCTGGTACAGGCCGAAACAGCTGCCGAGCCCGGCAGTGTCAAAAGCTATGACCTGACCAGTCAAGACCGCATTGTCCGGGGGCGCATGCCGACCCTGGAAATGATCAACGAGCGTTTCGCCCGCTATACCCGTATCAGCATGTTCAACCTGCTGCGCCGCTCGGCGGACGTGGCGGTGGGCGGGGTGCAGGTCATGAAATTCGGCGAGTACGTGCACTCGCTTTACGTGCCTACCAGCCTGAACCTGGTCAAGATCAAGCCGTTGCGCGGCACGGCACTGTTCATCCTCGACGCCAAACTGGTGTTCAAGCTGGTGGACAATTTCTTTGGCGGCGACGGCCGTCACGCCAAGATCGAAGGCCGGGAATTCACCCCTACCGAATTGCGCGTGGTGCGCATGGTGCTGGAGCAGGCCTTCATTGATTTGAAGGAGGCCTGGCAGGCGATCATGGAGGTCAATTTCGAGTACATCAACTCAGAAGTTAACCCGGCCATGGCCAATATCGTCGGCCCCAGTGAGGCCATTGTGGTGTCCACTTTCCATATCGAGCTCGACGGCGGTGGCGGCGACCTGCACGTGACCATGCCGTACTCGATGATCGAGCCGGTGCGCGAAATGCTCGATGCCGGATTCCAGTCCGACCTCGACGACCAGGACGAACGCTGGAGCAAGGCCCTGCGCGAAGACGTACTCGACGTCAGCGTGCCGCTCAGTGCCACCGTGGCCCGCCGTCAATTGCGCCTGCGGGACATCTTGCACATGCAGCCCGGCGATGTGATCCCCATCGAACTGGAAGATGAATTGGTAATGCGCGCCAATGGCGTGCCTTCGTTCAAGGTCAAACTGGGCTCCCACAAAGGCAATCTTGCCTTGCAAGTGGTTGAGCCCATCGGGCGGCGTTAA
- the fliL gene encoding flagellar basal body-associated protein FliL yields the protein MATSDAVDEPAGKGKLKLIILIVVAVMLAIGLSVGATWYFMHSPKSEPVPQVDSNVKPAALYEPMAPAFVVNYNANGRQRYMQVSVTLQARDPADLKALMVHMPVIRNNLVMLFSGQSFDDLATPVGQEILRQKTTASVQDVAQKELGKVVIDQVLFTNFVLQ from the coding sequence ATGGCGACGAGCGACGCGGTAGATGAACCGGCCGGCAAAGGCAAACTCAAGCTGATTATCCTGATCGTCGTGGCTGTAATGCTGGCGATTGGTCTTTCTGTAGGCGCCACCTGGTATTTCATGCACAGCCCCAAGAGCGAGCCTGTGCCGCAAGTGGACAGCAACGTCAAACCGGCCGCCCTCTATGAGCCCATGGCCCCGGCCTTCGTGGTCAATTACAACGCCAATGGCCGCCAGCGCTACATGCAAGTGAGTGTGACCTTGCAGGCCCGCGACCCCGCCGATCTGAAGGCGCTCATGGTGCATATGCCGGTGATTCGCAACAACCTGGTGATGCTGTTTTCCGGTCAGTCCTTTGACGACCTCGCAACACCGGTGGGCCAGGAAATTCTGCGCCAGAAAACGACTGCCAGCGTGCAGGACGTAGCACAGAAAGAACTCGGCAAAGTGGTTATCGACCAGGTGCTCTTTACTAACTTTGTATTGCAGTAG